A genomic stretch from Kogia breviceps isolate mKogBre1 chromosome 1, mKogBre1 haplotype 1, whole genome shotgun sequence includes:
- the MYCL gene encoding protein L-Myc isoform X2, producing MDFDSYQHYFYDYDCGEDFYRSTAPSEDIWKKFELVPSPPTSPPWGSGPGAGDPAPGIGPPEPWPGGGAGDEAESRGHSKACGRNYASIIRRDCMWSGFSARERLERAVSDRLAAGAPRGNPPKAPAALDCAPSLEAGNPAPAAPCPLGEPKTQACSGSESPSDSEGEEIDVVTVEKRQSLGVRKPVTITVRADPLDPCMKHFHISIHQQQHNYAARFPPESCSQGEAPGRGPQEEGLERDVPEEKEDEADEEIVSPPPVEREPPQSCHPKPVSSDTEDVTKRKNHNFLERKRRNDLRSRFLALRDQVPTLASCSKAPKVVILSKALEYLQALVGAEKRMATEKRQLRCRQQQLQKRIAYLSGY from the exons ATGGACTTCGACTCGTACCAGCACTATTTCTACGACTATGACTGCGGGGAGGATTTCTACCGCTCCACGGCGCCCAGCGAGGACATCTGGAAGAAATTCGAGCTGGTGCCGTCGCCCCCCACGTCGCCGCCCTGGGGCTCCGGTCCCGGCGCCGGGGACCCGGCCCCCGGAATTGGTCCTCCAGAGCCGTGGCCCGGAGGGGGCGCCGGGGACGAGGCAGAATCCCGGGGTCACTCGAAAGCTTGTGGCAGGAACTACGCCTCCATCATCCGCCGTGACTGCATGTGGAGCGGCTTCTCGGCCCGGGAACGGCTGGAGAGAGCGGTGAGCGACCGGCTCGCAGCTGGCGCGCCCCGGGGGAACCCGCCCAAGGCGCCCGCCGCCCTGGACTGCGCTCCCAGCCTCGAAGCCGGCAACCCGGCGCCCGCTGCCCCCTGTCCGCTGGGCGAGCCCAAGACCCAGGCCTGCTCGGGGTCCGAGAGCCCAAGCGACTCGG AGGGTGAAGAAATCGACGTTGTGAccgtggagaagagacagtcccTGGGTGTCCGGAAGCCGGTCACCATCACAGTGCGAGCAGACCCTTTGGACCCCTGCATGAAACACTTCCACATCTCCATCCATCAACAACAGCACAACTATGCCGCCCGTTTTCCTCCAGAAAGCTGCTCCCAAGGAGAGGCTCCAGGGCGAGGGCCCCAAGAAGAGGGTCTGGAGAGAGATGTaccagaggaaaaggaagatgagGCAGATGAAGAAATTGTGAGCCCCCCACCTGTAGAAAGAGAGCCTCCCCAGTCCTGCCACCCCAAACCTGTCAGTTCTGACACTGAGGACGTGACCAAGAGGAAGAACCACAACTTCCTGGAGCGCAAAAGACGGAATGACCTCCGTTCCAGGTTCTTGGCCCTGAGGGACCAGGTGCCCACCCTGGCCAGCTGCTCCAAGGCCCCCAAAGTAGTGATCCTGAGCAAGGCCTTGGAATACTTGCAAGCCCTAGTGGGGGCTGAGAAGAGGATGGCTACAGAGAAAAGGCAGCTCCGGTGTCGGCAGCAGCAACTGCAGAAAAGAATTGCGTACCTCAGTGGCTACTAA
- the MYCL gene encoding protein L-Myc isoform X1: MCMCAGCRAAPSRRGAGPLQAVGGGSEGADMDFDSYQHYFYDYDCGEDFYRSTAPSEDIWKKFELVPSPPTSPPWGSGPGAGDPAPGIGPPEPWPGGGAGDEAESRGHSKACGRNYASIIRRDCMWSGFSARERLERAVSDRLAAGAPRGNPPKAPAALDCAPSLEAGNPAPAAPCPLGEPKTQACSGSESPSDSEGEEIDVVTVEKRQSLGVRKPVTITVRADPLDPCMKHFHISIHQQQHNYAARFPPESCSQGEAPGRGPQEEGLERDVPEEKEDEADEEIVSPPPVEREPPQSCHPKPVSSDTEDVTKRKNHNFLERKRRNDLRSRFLALRDQVPTLASCSKAPKVVILSKALEYLQALVGAEKRMATEKRQLRCRQQQLQKRIAYLSGY, encoded by the exons ATGTGCATGTGTGCGGGCTGCCGGGCTGCCCCGAGCCGGCGGGGAGCCGGTCCGCTCCAGGCGGTCGGCGGCGGGAGCGAG GGAGCGGACATGGACTTCGACTCGTACCAGCACTATTTCTACGACTATGACTGCGGGGAGGATTTCTACCGCTCCACGGCGCCCAGCGAGGACATCTGGAAGAAATTCGAGCTGGTGCCGTCGCCCCCCACGTCGCCGCCCTGGGGCTCCGGTCCCGGCGCCGGGGACCCGGCCCCCGGAATTGGTCCTCCAGAGCCGTGGCCCGGAGGGGGCGCCGGGGACGAGGCAGAATCCCGGGGTCACTCGAAAGCTTGTGGCAGGAACTACGCCTCCATCATCCGCCGTGACTGCATGTGGAGCGGCTTCTCGGCCCGGGAACGGCTGGAGAGAGCGGTGAGCGACCGGCTCGCAGCTGGCGCGCCCCGGGGGAACCCGCCCAAGGCGCCCGCCGCCCTGGACTGCGCTCCCAGCCTCGAAGCCGGCAACCCGGCGCCCGCTGCCCCCTGTCCGCTGGGCGAGCCCAAGACCCAGGCCTGCTCGGGGTCCGAGAGCCCAAGCGACTCGG AGGGTGAAGAAATCGACGTTGTGAccgtggagaagagacagtcccTGGGTGTCCGGAAGCCGGTCACCATCACAGTGCGAGCAGACCCTTTGGACCCCTGCATGAAACACTTCCACATCTCCATCCATCAACAACAGCACAACTATGCCGCCCGTTTTCCTCCAGAAAGCTGCTCCCAAGGAGAGGCTCCAGGGCGAGGGCCCCAAGAAGAGGGTCTGGAGAGAGATGTaccagaggaaaaggaagatgagGCAGATGAAGAAATTGTGAGCCCCCCACCTGTAGAAAGAGAGCCTCCCCAGTCCTGCCACCCCAAACCTGTCAGTTCTGACACTGAGGACGTGACCAAGAGGAAGAACCACAACTTCCTGGAGCGCAAAAGACGGAATGACCTCCGTTCCAGGTTCTTGGCCCTGAGGGACCAGGTGCCCACCCTGGCCAGCTGCTCCAAGGCCCCCAAAGTAGTGATCCTGAGCAAGGCCTTGGAATACTTGCAAGCCCTAGTGGGGGCTGAGAAGAGGATGGCTACAGAGAAAAGGCAGCTCCGGTGTCGGCAGCAGCAACTGCAGAAAAGAATTGCGTACCTCAGTGGCTACTAA